Within Pygocentrus nattereri isolate fPygNat1 chromosome 17, fPygNat1.pri, whole genome shotgun sequence, the genomic segment TAATCGCTGGATGATCATAAGTAATACACTGCCTGTCCAGAAGTTTCCACCCTTCTCTTCATagtttgatttcagaagaaacgctctACAAATATTTGGACAGGCAGTGCATTGGGTTTTGTGCCAATATTGCATGAAttataatttttcattttaatgttttcctataaattgaatatttttttaatttcagttgaatttcattttttaaacacctttgTCTTAAAAAGATTTGAGTCCTTGTTTCTTATATACCCCCAAACTGAATAGGAATGCACGCATGTATATCGATGGCGCGGACTTAACAGCTGCAAATGTGACAAACCAGCAATGCATGTGggtaaaaatgtaacattcacCTGTCACTGGTTCGCATCACACACGGATCATGAATATATAAATGTGAAGCCACAGTTAGAAACTGATAGACATTTCTAGAGTTTCCCTTGGTTCTGAGTTTGTAGTAGATATAAAAGTCAAGCCCCTTTTCATCCTCAGAAAAAGTAACGATGGCACAGTTCAGCGATTCGACAAGAGTTTAGAAGAGTTCTACGCCCTCTGTGATCAGCTGGAGCTCTGTTTGGTAAGCACTTcacatttgttattttattttattttaaccatAAAACAGGATATACGCTTTTTTCTGACCCTTTAATGTGATGTGCCAGTAAATTGtgcttgtgatgtcacagcacgtGATTAATGACTAGTCTTTCAGCTGTATGGTGGGCAGTGGTAGCAATACATGTTGCTGAAACTCATCAACTCAGTAATTAAGAGGGGCGTCTAAATACTTTTAGCCATATTATGTAGATCAGTTTGGACTTTTTAAGAAACCCCAACCAGTGAGTTACTTCTACAGCAGTGAGGAACTATAGCTCAGTTCATTAGTACATCACTTGTATGTCCAAGTCAGTTTCACAGCTCAAGTCCTGGACGGCCAGTGTCCAGTACAGTTGGTAGCCGTCACCCTTGCTACACCACCCCTGATCTAGGTAACATGCTTTACTTAGTCTTTTTGCTAACGCTTTGTTTGGTCCTCTGTAGCGGCTCGCCCACGAATGCCTCTCCCAGAGCATCGACAGCGCCAAACACTCTCCAAACCTGGTGCCTACAGCTACCAAGCCAGACACCGTGCAGACAGAATCTCTGTCGTATTCTCAGTATCTCAGCATGATAAAGTCCCAGATTTCCTGCGCTAAAGACATCCACAATGCTCTTCTGGAATGTTCCAAGAAGATTGCTGGAAAGACGCAACAAGCGATTCTGTAAAGGAGCTAAATACTGTTAGCAACTTCATGAGAGTCGACATGGTTTTAGGTGGAATCTGTATATAAACACCAAATAAAGACACTGAATATTGCCGTATgtaatgaatatgaatattgctgTATGTAATGCTGAACGTATAATAAACGCTCATGCTTTCGGTAGACGTTATGGTGTTGGTCTGTATCAGAAATATGTTGTAATATATCCGTGAATATATTACTGACCAGAGAGTTGGTCTGAAGCACTGAGAGGAGTGTTCTAACGACGCTACAGCCGGTCACGCTGCAGAACAGATTCGTGACGTTTTGTGTTGCAGTTCTGCAGGAATCTGagtgctttttgtttgttttaaatccTACAAAGATTTTACCCCTGGATTTCTTTTGAACTGGTTCaggtgtgtgggggtgtggcCGTCTGCACTGCACCTTATGGACAGGCCCCCTGAGCTACAGTCCATTTAGCACTGACTTTGGCGAGGAAGGCAAGTTTCCCCTGATGTGCTGCTGAAGGACTCAGGGGGACTGAAAGTGCTAGAAGTGACTGGCTgctataaataatgaaaatacagcACTAAATGTCAGGAAACGTGTGGACGCTctacagaaacactgccaaGAGGGCAAAACCACATCTGTGATGGCGAAGTTGGCATAGCTAACAAATACGCCTCAACTACTAGAAAGACTGCTCACCTTGGAAGTCGGGTTTATACTGGATTCCTATGGATATTCATGTTTAACCCACATATTGCTCACAAGGAGCTTCCTATAAACTCAAAAGTACCAGATCTTTCCACTTCCCAAAAGACTTGATCTGGAATATCTGCTTTAAAATGCCGGCGCGGTTTAAAGATGCAGAACATTCATAGAGATGAGGATCCTTTATCAAACGTACAGCTGGGTTTACAAAATTTACAAGGCTTTTTTTTGGGGACTTTTGGGAATCCATGCAAGTTCATCTTTTTGGATCTGATGGCATCCTAAAAGCTCTCCCAAGTGGAGGGGAGTGCATTGTCCCAGCATTGGTAAGGTTCTCATATGGGGCGGTAAGAGTGCTCAATACGAGGGGAACTTTTCACAACTTTCCAACAAGGACACTGCTGCGTTCTTAAGGAGAATCAAGGAGAAATGTGACCATATGTCATGAACTTGTGCACTTAATACTAAGGGTCAGTGCAGTACTTAAAAGTAGTGGACATACCGTCGTTCCTTTTTTGTTGGATTTAGTCAATTGTGTACCATTTCTTGTAAGCCTTGATTTAAAGTTGtataatttctttattttaaagataaaaataattccatttttattaaatatgtgtAATACACTGGAATTTTGCCATCCCTCCCTGAATTTGTTTCACTTAGaaacaaatgtttgtattttgggGGTTTTGGGGGGGCCACTTATTTATTCTAATTACTGTATCTGAACATGTTTACTAACCAAGTTCATCACTTCATGACTGCAGTTTATCCACACTTGCTCAGTGTAATCACACTTGCATAATGATACACACACAAGCTCTTTCTGCAGGTTTTAATGCATATTGGCTTTAGTAGCATCTTCAAAGTAAAAAAGACAGAGCGTCCAGGAGTTTGTCACCCTTTTTAGAACAAAAGGTGATCTATTATCTCCATGATTTCCACAAGATAGTATCCAGAGCTGGACTGTAGGTCTGAAGGACGTTCACACCTCTTAATACAAATAAAGATCATTCGTACATTCCTCATCACCACGTCACGTCTCATCTCACCAAGAAATAGCCTTAAAACGTTATACTTCATAGGATTCAGCTGCAGCTTTGCTTTCGAGCTTCCAAACGGAAACGATAAGCTGAATCTGGGCAACATGCCGGGCATAAGCCAAGGCCTTGTACTCTTCTTGAGAAAAGTCGGTGCTGAGGCTTCCGTTGTGTCCTGGTCTGAATTTGCTAACTAAGATAGAAACCTTGTAATTTGAACACGGCTGCCGTATTAACGCCAGGGGGAACGTGGCGGACGGTTGGGCTGATTTGGTCCA encodes:
- the med29 gene encoding mediator of RNA polymerase II transcription subunit 29 isoform X2, with product MASQPPPQAVSTNPAAHQAAVLQPQQPPLGPQQQQQQQQQQDFDPVHRFKMLIPQLKESLQSVMSVASQNFAHNTSIDNGVKSNDGTVQRFDKSLEEFYALCDQLELCLRLAHECLSQSIDSAKHSPNLVPTATKPDTVQTESLSYSQYLSMIKSQISCAKDIHNALLECSKKIAGKTQQAIL
- the med29 gene encoding mediator of RNA polymerase II transcription subunit 29 isoform X1, with product MASQPPPQAVSTNPAAHQAAVLQPQQPPLGPQQQQQQQQQQDFDPVHRFKMLIPQLKESLQSVMSVASQNFAHNTSIDNGVNARMYIDGADLTAANVTNQQCIKSNDGTVQRFDKSLEEFYALCDQLELCLRLAHECLSQSIDSAKHSPNLVPTATKPDTVQTESLSYSQYLSMIKSQISCAKDIHNALLECSKKIAGKTQQAIL